Within the Echinicola sp. 20G genome, the region TGTAGTGGTGACTGGTGGCGAATTGGTAAGGGATGTAGATGGAAATGTGATTTCTGATACACGTGAATACACCCAAAACACTACAGCAGTGAGCTGGCAGACTTGGTCTCAGATCTACCCTTATCGTGCTCAGGTGACTGAAGACGAAAGTGAGCTTTTCGCCAATGTATATGATAGGTCGTACTTTAAGTTAAGAAGACTTTCTGTGACGTATGATCTGATGAATATCATGACTTCGCAAAAGATCAAGAAGCTGGACCTATCAGTTTATGGTTACAACCTGGCTGTATGGAAGAAACTTCCTTTGCTCGACCCCGACTATGGTAATGATGATAACCTTCAGGATCCATCTTCCAGGTATATTGGTTTCACGCTTCGAGCCATGTTTTAATTGATTTTCTAGCCTAAGAAAAAAGAAATAAAGATGAAAAATATATTAGGTATTCTTTTATTAGTCGTTGGGTTGGCCTCTTGTCAGAACCTAGAGGAGATGAACATCAATCCCAACTTGCCTACAGAAACGCACCCGCAGCTTTTGCTGACCAATATCGAATGGGATGCCTTTAGGGCTTACCGCGGAACTTCTCCTTTGTACGCATTAAAAATGTTGGTGCAGACGGATGGTGAAAATACCAACCAATATTATAAGTGGGACAGAGGTAGTTATGGTGACTATGGTGTGCTCAGAAATGTGACCAAGATGATAGAGGAAGGAGAGAGAATCAATGATCCTTCTTATGTGGCTTTGGGTAAATTCTTTAGAGCTTACTATTTCTATAACCTGACTTTGACCTTTGGTGATGTTCCATATTCATCTGCTCTTCAAGGTGAAACTGCTGAAAACTATGCTCCAGTGTACGATGACCAGAAGACGGTTTTTGAAGGGATCTTGGCTGAATTAAAAGAAGCCAATGCTATTCTGGAAGCTAATAATAACATTATAGCCGGTGATATTATTTACGGCGGTGATATGTTGAGCTGGAGAAAGTTGATCAACGCTTTCAGATTGAAAGTATTACAAACACTATCTGAGAAAGAAGGTGAGGTTAATCTAAGTGAATTTGCTTCCATCTACCAGAATCAGCCTTTGATGGAGAATGTGGAAGAAAGCGGCCAGTTGGTTTTCTTGGATCAGCAAAGCAACCGTTATCCTACTTTTAACAGTAGTGGATTTAGCTCTGGGATGTATATGGATTCCACTTTCGTCCAAAGATTGCAAGAGAGAGAAGATCCAAGATTGTTTATCTATTGTACGCAGACAAAATCAGCTAAGGAAGCTGGCAAAGCCATTGATGATTTCAGTGCTTATGAGGGCGGAGATCCAGCAGCTCCATATGCTGAAGTAAATGAAAAAGCTACCCAAGGAAATGTTTCCAAAGTAAATGATCGCTACCATAGAGATCCTGTAAATGAGCCATACATGCTTTTAGGTTATTCTGAGCAGCAGTTGATCTTAGCAGAGGCAGCAGTGAAAGGATGGATTTCGGCAGACCCGCAAGCATTATATGAGTCTGCGGTAAAAGCTTCCTTTAAGTTTTATGAGATGTACTCTGAAAACTACGGTTCTTACGTGACTGAAGAAGCTGCAAATAACTATTTGGCCAAGCCGATCAATAATTTTGCTTCAGCGATGAGTGAGGAAGAGCAGGTTCAGTTGATCATTATGCAGAAGTATTTGCAGTCTTTCTTCCAGTTGGGGTGGACCTCATTCTATGATCATCATAGGACAGGAGGCTATCCTAGCTTCAGAAGACCTGCAGGGGTTGAAATCCCTTACAGATGGATTTACCCACAATCTGAATACAACTATAATGCTGAAAATGTAACTGCAGCAATTACCAGACAGTTTGGAGAAGGTAATGACCAAATTGATGAGATGACTTGGTGGCTGGAGTAGCAACTCCTTGACCCAATGATAAAATAGTGGAATTGTTGCCGTTCAAACCGGCAATGTTCCACTATTTTTATTTAATATCGGAAGCCATTTCAAGTTGAATTATTTTAAGAGATTGGAAGTATATAGAAAATATGAAGGATTCAAGAAGAGACTTTCTTAAGAAAGCAGCACTTTTAACTGGAGGAGCAGGCATTTGGAGTGTTTTGCCGGCATCAATAGAAAAAGCCATGGCGATTTCACCTGACCCTGGCACTACTTTTTACAATGCAGAGCACGTTGTGCTTTTGATGCAAGAAAACAGGTCGTTTGACCATTGTTTTGGAACCCTCAAAGGGGTTAGGGGCTATAACGACCCTAGGGCTATTTCCTTGCCAGACAAGAACCCTGTCTGGTTGCAGCCAGATAAAAATGGCAATCGCTTTGCACCATTTAGATTTGATATCAAAGACACCAAAGCCACATGGATGAGGGATATTCCTCACTCGTGGGAAAACCAGGTGGATGCCCGCAATGAAGGCAAATATAATGGCTGGATAGAAGCCAAAAGATCCGGCCGAAAGGAATTCAGGGATGTGCCTATGACCATGGGGTATTATAGCCGAGAGGATATTCCTTTTTATTATGCCTTGGCAGATGCGTTTACGGTTTGTGATCAGCATTTTTGCGCTTCTTTGACTGGTACCACAACTAACAGAAATTATTTTTGGACAGGAAAAACGCACGCTGATGGTGAAAAGGCAAAAGTAAGAAATGGAGAAATGGGCTATCGAGAAGAAGTTAACTGGGCTACATTTCCAGATAGATTGGAGGATAACGGCATTTCTTGGAAAGTTTATCAAAATGAGGTGAGCGTAGGTGCGGATGTAGAGGACAGTTCACTATTGGCCAATTTTACAGATAATAACCTAGAGTGGTTTACCCAGTTTGGTGTTCGCTTTACTCCTGGCCATTATGATTACCTGAAGAAAAGGCAAAAAGCCCTTCCTAAAGAGCTAAAGGAATTGGAAAAGGAATTGAAAAATCCGGAGGCCAATCAAGAGGAACTTCAGAAAAAGATTGCAGAGAAAAAGGAGGACATCACTCAGCTAAAAACTTATTTGGCCAAATGGAATCCAAAACAGTTTAAGAAGCTATCCGAAAGAGAGCAAAGCCTGCATCAGAAGGCATTTACTACCAATATAGGCGATCCTAATTACCATAAAGTAGAGACTTTGGCTTATACCGATAATGGAGAAGCCAGAGAAACCAAAATACCAAAGGGAGATATTCTCCATCAGTTCAGGAAGGATGTCAAAGAAGGTAAATTGCCTGCGGTCTCTTGGGTTGTGGCACCGCAAAAATTTTCCGATCATCCAAGCGCTCCTTGGTATGGCGCATGGTACGTGTCGGAAGTGATGGATATTTTAACCCAAAATCCTGAGGTTTGGAAGAAGACCATTTTCATTTTAAACTATGATGAAAATGATGGTTACTTTGATCATGTTCCTCCTTTTGTGGCTCCAAATCCCAATGATCCTGACGACGGAAAGGCTTCATCTGGCCTTGATGTAACCGGCGAATTTGTAACCAAAGAAGAGGAGTTGAAGGTTGGTTTTAAGGAACGAGATGCCAGGACCAGTCCAGTAGGCTTAGGGTACAGGGTACCATTAGTGATTGCTTCCCCATGGAGCAGAGGAGGTTGGGTAAACTCACAAGTTTGTGATATTACTTCCACCATCAAATTCATGGAGAAATGGTTGTCGCATAAGACAGGAAAAAATATTCATGAGCCCAATATCAGTGCTTGGAGAAGAGAAATAAGTGGTGATTTGACATCAGCATTTCGACCTTATAATGGTGAGGAGATTGACTTACCGGAATGGGTAGATCGTAACCAACATGTTCAGCAGATTTATAATGCGCAGTTTAAAGAATTGCCAACCAACTTTACAGCCCTTTCTGCTGATGAGGCCAAGGATATTGGTTTGAACCCAAAGAGTTCGAATGTCCTTCCCCAGCAAGAACCAGGTACGAAGCCTTCGAATGCATTAAAGTATGAGTTGTATGCTGATGGCCATGTCAGTGCTGACGGAAAATATTTTACGATCAAGTTCAAGGCTGGCCAAGACATTTTTGGTGAAGAAGCTTTTGGAGCACCATTTAATGTGTATGCACCTGGCAATTATTGGAATAAGGAGAAATCGATTTTCGAACCGGTGAAAACCTGGGCTTTTGCGGTTAAATCAGGAGATGAGTTGGCGTATCAATGGCCATTAGAAGCTTTTGAAGATGGACAATATCATTTGAGGGTATATGGACCTAATGGATATTTCAGGGAATTTATGGGCAATGCCCAGGGGCCAAGGGTTGAGGTCAATACAGAAGTATTAAAGAAGAAAGGTGATTTTACCAACAGCCTGAAAATTACCATTTCTAATGCCAGTAATTTACAGGCCGTGAATTTACGCTTGGCCGATGATACATATCAGCAACTGGAGAAGACGTTTACCGTTCAGTCAGGTTCTTCAGAAAGCTTTACTTTGGATGTGAGCAAGAATCACGGATGGTATGACTTTAAGTTGCAATCTCCCGGGGTGGAGAATTTTGAAGTACGTTACGCTGGAAGGTTGGAAATTGGGAAAGACAGCATTTCTGATCCGTTTATGGGAAGAGAAATATAGATTTGGGTTATAGGAATTATGTATTGAGTCGTGAGGATGAGATGTTTGTTAAAGCATTCCATGCTCACGACTCAATACTTTCTACTTCAAGTGAGCAAAATTCCCTACATTTGGATAAAATTTTAGAAAATGGCAAACAGTATTATTTATTCAAAGGATGCACCAGCTCCTATTGGTCCTTATAGCCAAGCGGTGCAAGCTGGAAATACACTTTTCGTTTCAGGTCAGATAGCTTTGGATTCCGAAAGTGGTGAGTTGATCAATGAAAACATTACGGAAGAAACCCATGCTGTAATGAAAAATTTGGATGCAATTTTGACAGAAGCAGGATATAGTTTTGGTGATGTCGTAAAATGTTCTATTTTTATTAAAAACATGGATGATTTCGGGACCATTAACGAAGCTTATGGTCAATACTTCAAGTCTAACCCACCTGCAAGGGAGACTGTGGAGGTAAGCAGATTACCAAAAGATGTACAGGTAGAAATTTCCTGCATCGCAATAAAAGCCTAATTAACCTGTGGAGGCAGGATTAAATGGTCAAGTACTTGCCCCATCATACTGAAGTGTTGGTTTCCTCGATGACTTGCGAGGAAGTCATCACTCGTCTCTATCATGTCACTCAGGAAGTGGATTACCTCTCCCATCCCTCCAGTCAATCTGACAATGAACAACTTTTCAATGGCAAGGTAGAAGAAACTACTTTTAGACTTTCCAAAGTAGTTACCCGTGCCGATAGTTTTTTGCCTTTGATCAAGGGGAATATTGAGCCTACACGAACGGGCTGTATCATATTTTTGGATTACAGCCTTTTTCCAGGGTCAGCATTTTTTATGATCTTTTGGTCGGTGATAACATTGGCCATGGGGATATTTTTCTTTTTTGCAGCAGGGCAGCCTGTTTTTGGACTTGTGAGTTTAGCGGTAGGAGTGGGAAATGTGCTCTTTGCTTGGTCTCATTTTAAGCGTAAAGTCAAGCAGTCCCAGCATATTTTTCATGAAATGTTAAGTCTTCAAAAAAACCGTTGATTTTAAAGGACAAAATTACCCTTCATTTATGGATTGTGCCCCTCAGGTAGTAATTTAGTGCCGCCATTGATAGCCAGTGCCTTGATATGAGGATCCGTTGGCTCTCAGACAAATTTTGATTAAATCAATATTAATTGTACGATGAAACCGAGCATTACAAGAATGTAATTCATAAGGATGATTATGAAGTGGCAGGTTTCATGTGACAGTTGAAACAAATTATTAACACATGAAATATAGAATAGAAAAAGACACCATGGGTCCGGTAGAAGTCCCTGCGGACAAATACTGGGGTGCCCAAACCCAAAGATCCATCAACAACTTTAAGATTGGTGGTGAACGTAACCGAATGCCTTTGGAGATCACCCATGCTTTTGCCATTTTGAAAAAATCTGCGGCCTTGACCAATGCTTCTTTGGGAGTTCTGGCACAAGAAAAAGCCGATACCATTGCCAAAGTTTGTGATGAGATTTTGGAAGGTAAGCTGGATGATCAATTCCCATTGGTGATCTGGCAGACGGGTTCTGGAACCCAATCCAATATGAATGCCAATGAAGTGATTGCCTACAGAGGTCATGTGCTGAATGGCGGTACTTTGGAAGACGAGAAGAAAACCATCCACCCAAATGATGATGTGAACAAATCTCAGTCTTCTAATGATACTTTCCCTACTGCCATGCATATTGCTGCCTATAAAATGGTGGTGGAGACTACCATTCCGGGAGTGGAAAAGTTGAGAGATACCCTGAAGAGCAAATCAGCGCAATTCATGGATGTAGTGAAAATTGGTAGGACCCACTTTATGGATGCGACTCCTTTGACCTTAGGGCAAGAGTTTTCCGGGTATGTTGCCCAGCTTGATCATGGGGTTAGAGCCTTGAAAAATACTTTGGCCCACCTTTCTGAGCTGGCTTTGGGAGGTACTGCTGTAGGTACCGGCCTGAATACTCCAAAGGGCTATGCAGAGATGGTCGCTGAAAAGATTGCAGAATTTTCAGGTCAACCATTTATCACTGCTCCAAACAAATTTGAATCATTGGCAGCGCATGATGCCATTGTGGAAACTCACGGAGCATTGAAGCAATTGGCCGTTAGCTTGATGAAGATTGCCAATGACATTAGGATGCTTTCTTCTGGTCCTAGGTCTGGAATCGGTGAAATTCTTATTCCAGAAAATGAGCCGGGTTCTTCTATCATGCCAGGTAAGGTAAACCCAACCCAAGCGGAAGCCATGACCATGGTTTGTGCCCAGGTGATAGGGAACGATACGGCAGTTTCTGTAGGTGGTTCTAATGGTCATTTTGAACTGAATGTGTTCAAACCGATGATGATCCACAACCTATTGACTTCTGCTAGATTGTTGGGTGATGCATGTGTTTCTTTCCATGATAATTGTGTGATTGGTATTGAGCCAAACAGGCCATTTATCAAGAAACATTTGGAGAATTCTTTGATGTTGGTGACAGCCTTGAACACACATATCGGTTATGAAAATGCTGCAGCAATCGCCAAGAAAGCCCATAAAGAGGGCACTAGCCTTCGTGAAGCCGCCATTGCTTTAGGTTTGTTGACTGATGAGCAGTTTGATGAGTGGGTAAAGCCGGAAGATATGATTGGGAGCTTAAAGTAATCCTAAAGTTTTAGGATTGAATATAATCTCCAAAGACGGATATTTTAACTTTATTTTATCCAAATTTTAAAAGGGGAAGTATATTTCGTATTTTACACGGGATATGCTTCTCTTTTTTTGTTTAAACTAAAATATAACTGGAGAATATGATTTCGAAATACCTTGTAGGATCATGCTTGATGGTGGCACTGATGGTGTCTGGAATGAACGCAGCTTGGGCACAACTTTCCAAAGATGAAAAGAAGGCCTTGAAAAAAGAACTTAAACGCATGACCCCAGAGCAGTTGCGCCAAATGCAGGAAATGCAGCAGTCTCAAAAGGTGAGTATCATGGAGCTGGAAAAGGAAAACAAGCAGCTCCAAGAGGAAGTGATCAGCAAGTCAGAAGATCTGGAAATTCTTCAAAAACGTCATGAGGAGTTGGAAGAAAAATATACCAGCGCCATGATGGAAGATGCCCATGAAGAATTGCATGGTGAAGCTCCTGCCAAGCTTACGGGCAAATGGAGTGAAGGAGTTGTTTTTCGGGTACAGATAGGTGCCTTGACGAAGGAGGAATACGGTCAGGAAATTCCCTCAGGATTTAGCATGGACGTAGAGGAAAAGGACAATCTGAAAAGAATGCTCTTGGGATATTATCGCGACTATGACGAGGCAAATACTTTTAAAAAGCTAATGAGAAAGCTTGGAATCCGTACCGCTTGGATTGTCCCTTATAAAGATGGCAAAAGAGTGCCGCTCAAAGAAGTTTTGGGTACCGTAGTGGATTGATTTTCCTGCTTTTATTTATTCTTTTACTTCATAGCCGTTTTCTTTCAATTCTTGGGCTGTCATTTCGATCAGGTTCACCTGCATGGTGATATCTGCGAAAGGCGTGTCCGTAGAGTCGGTTGGGACATGGGCGATAGCATCCAAGACATCCAGTCCCTTAAAAACCTGCCCGAAAATAGTGTAATTCCCATCAAGCCTTTCAATGCCATTTTTGTCATGGACAATATATAGCTGACAACCGGCAGATAGTTTTTCCGGGTTATCATCACGACCTGCCCCCACTGCTCCATAAACGTGCTTGATGTTATTGACAAACTCAGGTTGCAGCAAATAAGGAGAGTCGCTAAAACCTTCAGGTGTATCAGGGCAACCTCCCTGGATAACAAACCCTTCGATCACCCGATTAAAAGTCAAGGAGTCCCAATAATGGGCATTGGCCAATTCGATAAAGCTTTCTTTGTGAATAGGAGTTTCTTCATAAAGCCAAAAAAGCATCTCACCCTTGGGCGTGATGATCTGTCCAATGGGGTAGGTTTTGTCTGTCCTGATATGACAAGAAGCCACAGAAAAGACCAACGTGAGAAGGATGAGAAGCTTTTTCATAGAATAAAGAGTTTGTTAACTTAATGGTAAATTAATCACTCTTAATGAAATAAAAACAATTAGTTAATGGTAGATCTCATTATTCGCCAGAACCGAAGATTTTTTTCCTAAATGCTGTAAAAAAGCCTCCGACAGCCAAAGCAATTACTTTCCAGAATTTTAACAATAAGACAAAAAAACCAGTTTTTGCCAACATTTTTCCAGCGATAAGCCCACCGATGCCATAAGCTGCAATTTCATCCACTTCTGGATTGAAATCACCATAACGATAACCATCGTTAAATTCCACGCTTGCCAAAATATCATTGATGTCTTGCT harbors:
- a CDS encoding SPOR domain-containing protein, whose product is MISKYLVGSCLMVALMVSGMNAAWAQLSKDEKKALKKELKRMTPEQLRQMQEMQQSQKVSIMELEKENKQLQEEVISKSEDLEILQKRHEELEEKYTSAMMEDAHEELHGEAPAKLTGKWSEGVVFRVQIGALTKEEYGQEIPSGFSMDVEEKDNLKRMLLGYYRDYDEANTFKKLMRKLGIRTAWIVPYKDGKRVPLKEVLGTVVD
- a CDS encoding peptidylprolyl isomerase; this translates as MKKLLILLTLVFSVASCHIRTDKTYPIGQIITPKGEMLFWLYEETPIHKESFIELANAHYWDSLTFNRVIEGFVIQGGCPDTPEGFSDSPYLLQPEFVNNIKHVYGAVGAGRDDNPEKLSAGCQLYIVHDKNGIERLDGNYTIFGQVFKGLDVLDAIAHVPTDSTDTPFADITMQVNLIEMTAQELKENGYEVKE
- a CDS encoding phosphocholine-specific phospholipase C codes for the protein MKDSRRDFLKKAALLTGGAGIWSVLPASIEKAMAISPDPGTTFYNAEHVVLLMQENRSFDHCFGTLKGVRGYNDPRAISLPDKNPVWLQPDKNGNRFAPFRFDIKDTKATWMRDIPHSWENQVDARNEGKYNGWIEAKRSGRKEFRDVPMTMGYYSREDIPFYYALADAFTVCDQHFCASLTGTTTNRNYFWTGKTHADGEKAKVRNGEMGYREEVNWATFPDRLEDNGISWKVYQNEVSVGADVEDSSLLANFTDNNLEWFTQFGVRFTPGHYDYLKKRQKALPKELKELEKELKNPEANQEELQKKIAEKKEDITQLKTYLAKWNPKQFKKLSEREQSLHQKAFTTNIGDPNYHKVETLAYTDNGEARETKIPKGDILHQFRKDVKEGKLPAVSWVVAPQKFSDHPSAPWYGAWYVSEVMDILTQNPEVWKKTIFILNYDENDGYFDHVPPFVAPNPNDPDDGKASSGLDVTGEFVTKEEELKVGFKERDARTSPVGLGYRVPLVIASPWSRGGWVNSQVCDITSTIKFMEKWLSHKTGKNIHEPNISAWRREISGDLTSAFRPYNGEEIDLPEWVDRNQHVQQIYNAQFKELPTNFTALSADEAKDIGLNPKSSNVLPQQEPGTKPSNALKYELYADGHVSADGKYFTIKFKAGQDIFGEEAFGAPFNVYAPGNYWNKEKSIFEPVKTWAFAVKSGDELAYQWPLEAFEDGQYHLRVYGPNGYFREFMGNAQGPRVEVNTEVLKKKGDFTNSLKITISNASNLQAVNLRLADDTYQQLEKTFTVQSGSSESFTLDVSKNHGWYDFKLQSPGVENFEVRYAGRLEIGKDSISDPFMGREI
- the fumC gene encoding class II fumarate hydratase, with protein sequence MKYRIEKDTMGPVEVPADKYWGAQTQRSINNFKIGGERNRMPLEITHAFAILKKSAALTNASLGVLAQEKADTIAKVCDEILEGKLDDQFPLVIWQTGSGTQSNMNANEVIAYRGHVLNGGTLEDEKKTIHPNDDVNKSQSSNDTFPTAMHIAAYKMVVETTIPGVEKLRDTLKSKSAQFMDVVKIGRTHFMDATPLTLGQEFSGYVAQLDHGVRALKNTLAHLSELALGGTAVGTGLNTPKGYAEMVAEKIAEFSGQPFITAPNKFESLAAHDAIVETHGALKQLAVSLMKIANDIRMLSSGPRSGIGEILIPENEPGSSIMPGKVNPTQAEAMTMVCAQVIGNDTAVSVGGSNGHFELNVFKPMMIHNLLTSARLLGDACVSFHDNCVIGIEPNRPFIKKHLENSLMLVTALNTHIGYENAAAIAKKAHKEGTSLREAAIALGLLTDEQFDEWVKPEDMIGSLK
- a CDS encoding RidA family protein, producing MANSIIYSKDAPAPIGPYSQAVQAGNTLFVSGQIALDSESGELINENITEETHAVMKNLDAILTEAGYSFGDVVKCSIFIKNMDDFGTINEAYGQYFKSNPPARETVEVSRLPKDVQVEISCIAIKA
- a CDS encoding SusD/RagB family nutrient-binding outer membrane lipoprotein; this encodes MKNILGILLLVVGLASCQNLEEMNINPNLPTETHPQLLLTNIEWDAFRAYRGTSPLYALKMLVQTDGENTNQYYKWDRGSYGDYGVLRNVTKMIEEGERINDPSYVALGKFFRAYYFYNLTLTFGDVPYSSALQGETAENYAPVYDDQKTVFEGILAELKEANAILEANNNIIAGDIIYGGDMLSWRKLINAFRLKVLQTLSEKEGEVNLSEFASIYQNQPLMENVEESGQLVFLDQQSNRYPTFNSSGFSSGMYMDSTFVQRLQEREDPRLFIYCTQTKSAKEAGKAIDDFSAYEGGDPAAPYAEVNEKATQGNVSKVNDRYHRDPVNEPYMLLGYSEQQLILAEAAVKGWISADPQALYESAVKASFKFYEMYSENYGSYVTEEAANNYLAKPINNFASAMSEEEQVQLIIMQKYLQSFFQLGWTSFYDHHRTGGYPSFRRPAGVEIPYRWIYPQSEYNYNAENVTAAITRQFGEGNDQIDEMTWWLE